A section of the Pseudomonas flavescens genome encodes:
- a CDS encoding DUF2782 domain-containing protein, translated as MGPLNRLILLAVLASVPFAAQADDAPSADPDVTIRQDGDRTVEEYRVNGFLYAIKVTPKGGKPYFLVRADGSDGNFVRSDSPDMLIPAWEIFSW; from the coding sequence ATGGGACCACTGAATCGCTTGATCCTGCTTGCCGTGCTGGCCAGCGTGCCATTCGCCGCTCAGGCCGATGACGCCCCCTCGGCGGATCCTGATGTAACCATCCGCCAGGACGGCGACCGAACCGTGGAGGAGTACCGGGTCAACGGCTTCCTCTACGCCATCAAGGTCACCCCGAAAGGTGGCAAACCCTATTTCCTGGTTCGGGCCGACGGCAGCGACGGCAATTTCGTGCGGTCCGATTCGCCGGACATGCTGATCCCGGCCTGGGAAATCTTCAGCTGGTAA
- the znuA gene encoding zinc ABC transporter substrate-binding protein ZnuA codes for MPLFFSRLLVLSLSLFCLVPVAQADVRVLTSIKPLQLIAAAVQEGVGEPEVLLPPGASPHHYALRPSDMRRVQEVDLLYWIGPDMESFMPRVLATREKPSVAVQSLPDMTLRHFGEDDGHDHDHDHDHDHGDEVAHEALGEHDHDHRPGSLDAHLWLLPANARVIAARMAADLSEADPANAPRYQANLHAFDERLDALEPRLQAQLKPLASKPFFVFHEAFDYFEAAYGLKHIGVFSVASEVQPGARHVAAMREQLQRVGPSCVFSEPPLRPRLAETLTAGLPATLAELDAMGAAAPVSAAGYESLLQGLADGLDGCLGKL; via the coding sequence ATGCCGTTGTTTTTTTCTCGCCTGCTCGTCCTGTCTCTAAGCCTGTTCTGCCTCGTACCGGTTGCCCAGGCCGATGTTCGGGTACTCACCAGCATCAAACCGTTGCAACTGATCGCCGCTGCGGTGCAGGAGGGAGTGGGCGAACCCGAGGTTTTGCTGCCGCCGGGTGCGTCACCGCACCACTACGCGCTGCGCCCCTCGGACATGCGCCGGGTGCAGGAGGTGGATCTGCTGTATTGGATCGGACCGGACATGGAGAGCTTCATGCCCCGCGTTCTGGCTACCCGCGAGAAGCCCAGCGTCGCCGTGCAGAGCCTGCCAGACATGACGCTGCGGCATTTCGGTGAGGATGATGGTCACGACCACGACCACGACCACGACCACGACCACGGTGACGAGGTTGCCCATGAAGCACTCGGCGAGCATGACCACGACCACCGCCCTGGCAGTCTGGACGCCCACCTGTGGCTGTTGCCGGCCAACGCTCGGGTGATTGCCGCACGCATGGCCGCCGATCTGAGCGAGGCCGATCCCGCCAACGCGCCGCGTTATCAGGCCAATCTGCACGCGTTCGACGAGCGTCTCGATGCACTGGAGCCGCGCCTGCAGGCTCAGCTCAAGCCGCTGGCGAGCAAGCCCTTCTTCGTTTTCCATGAGGCCTTCGACTACTTCGAGGCCGCCTATGGCCTCAAGCATATCGGCGTGTTCAGCGTGGCCAGCGAAGTGCAGCCGGGTGCCCGTCATGTGGCGGCGATGCGCGAGCAACTGCAGCGCGTAGGGCCGAGCTGCGTATTCAGCGAGCCTCCGCTGCGTCCGCGTCTGGCCGAGACCCTGACCGCCGGGCTGCCGGCTACCCTGGCCGAGCTCGACGCCATGGGCGCGGCGGCCCCGGTCAGTGCAGCCGGTTACGAAAGCCTGCTGCAGGGCCTGGCCGATGGTCTGGATGGTTGCCTGGGCAAGCTCTGA
- a CDS encoding TonB-dependent receptor, which translates to MTNRSKDFLQLSPRHRSLQKTKDETSAMHTPISTLFKPSSLALALVLGASWAQTSLAQSAATQQARSFQVPAGPLGQVLLGISRQSGQLISFDPALVQGRQADAVSGQLSVDQAISQALQGSGLGFSRDADAVIVSPGAAANRPVTPSAAAAATVQPALAPRLDSVIVTGTRSQERTASASLSPIDVISGDSLRNTGSEELGAVLARLVPSINFPRPSLVDGAELARPAQLRGLSPDQVLVLVNGKRRHTGAFVNLGGAIGRGSAPVDLNAIPVAAVERIEVLRDGASARYGSDAIAGVINVILKQDAEGGSVSSKFGQYKDGDGIQRQLSANSGFALGDNGWLNLTIEGGNNDYTNRAGEDLRPGSIGSTTYGQQVFRQGEPATEEGKLFLNGEYALQNGAELYAFGGYSRRKGETAAFYRASNAGNNIPALYPDGYLPLIRGELQDSSLTTGLRGELADDWRYDLSLNYGRNEYEISTRTINPDLYRDTGSTPFSFDNGTLSNEQKQINLDLARDFELSWLPYPLSVAFGAEYLHQNYELEAGEAGSYYRGGSSGLAGFRAADAGEWSRHNLAQYLDLETNLTEQFGISAAVRHEDYSDFGSNISGSLAGRYDFTPQVALRGSVSTGFRAPSLAQQHFAQTSSQLIGSTIQEAGTFPADSQVARLLGAEDLKAEKSRNYSLGLVLNPLDNLQLTADVYRIDIRDRITLSSNLDLSNNPAALAYLQANGVGDISYTTARYFNNAVDTRTTGVDLVANYRHSFANDLRWNSTLGYNYNRTKVTDVKDNPAVLDSLGLNLLRVDRRERLGLLGDTTPKHKLTFSNDLSVGNWTLRSNLVRYGKFTSYQNNAANDQTFDAAWILDLAADYALDNWLFTVGGDNITDERPERLLAANSSGGNLKYSTFSPYGYSGAFYYGKVSYSW; encoded by the coding sequence ATGACCAATCGTTCCAAGGATTTTCTGCAGCTTTCTCCGCGTCATCGCTCATTGCAGAAAACCAAGGATGAGACGTCTGCCATGCACACTCCGATCAGTACGCTGTTCAAACCTTCCTCCCTGGCCCTGGCGCTGGTGCTCGGCGCCAGCTGGGCACAAACCAGCCTGGCGCAGAGCGCGGCGACCCAGCAGGCACGCAGCTTCCAGGTTCCGGCTGGCCCGCTTGGCCAGGTGTTGCTAGGGATCTCCCGGCAGAGCGGCCAGTTGATTTCCTTCGATCCGGCACTGGTTCAGGGCCGACAGGCAGATGCCGTCAGTGGCCAGCTCAGCGTCGACCAGGCCATTTCGCAAGCGTTGCAGGGCAGTGGCCTGGGCTTTTCCAGGGATGCCGATGCGGTAATCGTCAGTCCTGGCGCCGCTGCCAACCGACCTGTGACGCCCTCTGCCGCGGCAGCCGCAACAGTCCAGCCGGCACTGGCGCCGCGCCTGGACAGCGTGATCGTCACGGGCACTCGCTCACAGGAGCGCACCGCCAGCGCGTCGCTGTCGCCTATCGATGTCATCAGCGGCGACAGCCTGCGCAACACCGGCTCGGAAGAGCTTGGCGCAGTACTGGCGCGTCTGGTGCCGTCGATCAACTTCCCGCGGCCCAGCCTGGTGGACGGTGCCGAGCTGGCCCGCCCGGCGCAATTGCGTGGCCTGTCACCGGATCAGGTTCTGGTGCTGGTCAACGGCAAACGCCGCCATACCGGCGCCTTCGTCAACCTTGGTGGGGCCATCGGTCGCGGTTCGGCTCCGGTCGACCTGAACGCCATTCCAGTCGCGGCGGTGGAACGTATCGAAGTGCTGCGTGACGGCGCCTCGGCGCGCTACGGCTCGGACGCCATTGCCGGGGTGATCAACGTGATCCTCAAGCAGGATGCCGAAGGCGGCTCGGTGAGCAGCAAGTTCGGCCAATACAAGGATGGCGACGGTATCCAGCGCCAGCTCAGCGCCAACAGCGGCTTCGCGCTTGGCGACAATGGCTGGCTGAACCTGACTATTGAAGGCGGCAACAACGATTACACCAACCGCGCGGGCGAGGATCTGCGGCCTGGCAGCATCGGCTCTACCACTTATGGCCAGCAGGTGTTCCGCCAGGGTGAACCTGCGACCGAGGAAGGCAAGCTGTTCCTCAATGGCGAGTACGCATTGCAGAACGGCGCGGAACTCTATGCCTTTGGCGGCTACAGCCGCCGCAAGGGTGAGACCGCTGCGTTCTACCGCGCCAGCAACGCCGGCAACAATATCCCGGCGCTGTATCCGGACGGTTACCTGCCGCTGATTCGCGGTGAGCTGCAGGACAGCTCGCTGACCACCGGCCTGCGCGGCGAGCTGGCGGATGACTGGCGCTACGACCTGTCGCTCAACTACGGACGCAACGAATACGAAATCAGCACCCGAACCATCAACCCGGACCTGTACCGCGACACAGGCAGCACACCGTTCTCGTTCGACAATGGCACCTTGAGCAACGAACAGAAGCAGATCAACCTGGACCTGGCTCGGGATTTCGAGCTGTCCTGGCTGCCGTACCCGCTGAGCGTGGCATTCGGTGCCGAATACCTGCACCAGAACTACGAGCTGGAAGCCGGTGAGGCCGGCTCCTACTACCGGGGTGGCAGTTCCGGCCTGGCGGGCTTCCGTGCCGCCGACGCCGGCGAATGGAGCCGCCACAACCTGGCGCAGTACCTCGACCTGGAGACCAACCTGACCGAGCAGTTCGGTATCTCTGCCGCGGTGCGTCACGAGGACTACAGCGACTTCGGCTCGAACATCAGCGGCTCGCTGGCCGGGCGCTACGACTTCACCCCGCAAGTGGCCCTGCGCGGCAGTGTATCCACCGGTTTTCGTGCGCCATCACTTGCCCAGCAACATTTTGCCCAGACCTCCTCGCAGTTGATTGGCAGCACCATTCAGGAGGCCGGCACCTTCCCCGCCGACTCGCAGGTCGCCCGCCTGCTCGGCGCCGAGGATCTGAAGGCGGAGAAATCGCGCAACTACAGCCTGGGTCTGGTACTCAACCCATTGGACAACCTGCAGCTCACCGCCGACGTCTACCGTATCGACATCCGAGATCGCATCACCCTGTCGTCCAACCTCGACCTGAGCAACAACCCGGCGGCGCTGGCTTACCTGCAGGCCAACGGTGTCGGCGACATCAGCTATACCACGGCCCGCTACTTCAACAACGCCGTGGATACCCGCACCACCGGCGTCGATCTGGTCGCCAACTACCGCCACAGCTTCGCCAATGACCTGCGCTGGAACAGCACGCTGGGCTACAACTACAACCGGACCAAGGTCACCGACGTCAAGGACAACCCGGCAGTTCTCGACAGCCTGGGGCTGAACCTGTTGCGCGTGGACCGTCGCGAGCGACTGGGCCTGCTTGGCGATACCACTCCCAAGCACAAACTCACCTTCAGCAACGACCTGAGCGTCGGCAACTGGACACTGCGCAGCAACCTGGTGCGTTACGGCAAGTTCACCAGCTATCAGAACAATGCGGCCAACGACCAGACCTTCGACGCCGCCTGGATTCTCGACCTGGCAGCGGATTACGCACTCGACAACTGGCTGTTCACCGTGGGCGGCGACAACATCACCGATGAACGACCGGAGCGCCTGCTCGCAGCCAACTCCTCGGGCGGCAATCTGAAATACAGCACTTTCTCGCCCTATGGCTACAGCGGCGCCTTCTACTACGGCAAGGTCAGCTACAGCTGGTAA
- a CDS encoding FecR family protein, giving the protein MSEQPLKSVVDEAAHWMMRLQSGDISEDERQAFIAWQNSHPTHVQVFQRLADNLGLLRREPLLRLSDEQVLRTINTPSSRRDFLRGSLAVVGAVALGTLGLHLNRTGLVLPGDLYTATGERTTHDLADGSRLSLDARTRVTPDFGSQRRGLHFHHGGALLDAPITATPLILDSPAGRLSSLGGRLILRSRAVGQLQLTVFDAEVRLANGQQLQPGSNVNLDSTGVIGQSPLRGNESAWLDGLLEVDDRPLGEVVDALRAYRNGVLRLSATAASLRTSGLYPLDDSDRALQLLAQTLPIRISRFGDLWVSIERA; this is encoded by the coding sequence ATGAGCGAGCAACCGCTGAAAAGCGTGGTCGACGAGGCCGCGCACTGGATGATGCGCCTGCAATCCGGTGATATCAGCGAGGACGAGCGCCAGGCGTTCATCGCTTGGCAAAACAGCCATCCCACACACGTTCAGGTATTCCAGCGCCTTGCCGACAACCTTGGCCTGCTGCGCCGCGAGCCTCTGCTTCGGCTCTCGGACGAGCAGGTGCTGCGCACCATCAACACGCCCTCGAGCCGACGCGATTTCCTGCGCGGCAGTCTCGCCGTGGTCGGCGCCGTCGCTCTTGGCACGCTAGGGCTGCACCTCAATCGCACCGGCCTGGTGCTACCCGGCGACCTCTACACCGCAACAGGCGAGCGCACCACCCACGACCTGGCGGACGGTAGCCGGCTGAGCCTGGATGCACGAACCCGAGTGACGCCGGACTTCGGCTCCCAGCGTCGAGGCCTGCACTTCCATCATGGCGGCGCGCTGCTGGATGCCCCTATCACGGCGACACCACTCATTCTCGACAGTCCGGCAGGTCGCCTGAGCAGTCTGGGTGGCCGCCTCATCCTGCGCAGTCGCGCTGTCGGGCAGTTGCAGCTCACGGTGTTCGATGCCGAGGTTCGCCTGGCCAACGGTCAACAGCTGCAACCTGGTAGCAACGTGAACCTGGACAGCACCGGCGTCATCGGACAAAGCCCGTTACGCGGCAACGAAAGCGCCTGGCTCGACGGCCTGCTGGAGGTGGATGACCGCCCGCTTGGCGAGGTTGTCGATGCCCTGCGAGCCTATCGCAACGGCGTCTTGCGGTTGTCCGCGACCGCCGCGAGCCTGCGCACCAGCGGCCTGTATCCCCTCGATGACAGTGACCGAGCCCTGCAACTGCTGGCACAGACGCTGCCGATCCGCATCAGCCGCTTTGGCGACCTGTGGGTCAGTATCGAACGAGCGTGA
- a CDS encoding sigma-70 family RNA polymerase sigma factor, protein MENPARRLVAQWFVQNQRWLHARLYRRLGCTHNAEDLVAETFLRVLSLPDPAQIREPRALLTTIAQRLMQESWRRRDLERAYLQMLEELPEQVHPSPEERLLLIETLVRLDQLLDGLPGQGKAAFIHSQIGGLTYMQIAERLSISPSRVQQYMTEAFKLCYGALQQ, encoded by the coding sequence ATGGAAAATCCAGCTCGGCGACTGGTCGCCCAATGGTTCGTGCAGAACCAGCGCTGGCTGCACGCCCGCCTGTATCGCCGCCTGGGCTGCACCCACAATGCCGAAGACCTGGTTGCGGAAACGTTCCTGCGCGTACTCAGCCTGCCGGACCCCGCTCAAATTCGCGAACCACGGGCTTTGCTGACCACCATCGCGCAACGCCTGATGCAGGAAAGCTGGCGGCGCCGGGACCTGGAGCGCGCGTACCTGCAGATGCTCGAGGAGCTTCCCGAACAGGTTCACCCCTCGCCGGAAGAGCGCCTTTTGCTGATCGAAACACTGGTAAGGCTCGACCAACTCCTCGATGGCTTGCCCGGCCAGGGCAAGGCTGCATTTATCCACAGCCAGATAGGCGGGCTGACCTATATGCAGATCGCTGAACGACTGAGCATTTCGCCCAGCCGCGTGCAGCAATACATGACCGAAGCCTTCAAGCTCTGCTACGGAGCACTGCAGCAATGA
- a CDS encoding homoserine kinase, translated as MSVFTPLQRPQLDTFLAPYGLGRLLDFQGIEAGSENSNFFVSLEQGEFVLTLIERGPSDDLPFFIELLDVLHDAGLPVPYALRTDSGEALRSLAGKPALLQPRLSGKHISAVNAHHCQEIGGLLARIHLATRESPLPRKSDRGLEWMLREGAALALRLPAEQASLLNDALEEIATLQERVRKLPGANLHADLFRDNCLFEGTHLSGVIDFYNACSGPMLYDLAIAVNDWCSDEQGRLNAERTRALLGAYAALRPFSAAEAELWPALLRIGCVRFWLSRLIAAEAFAGQDVLIHDPAEFQRRLAERQHVELALPFAL; from the coding sequence ATGTCGGTGTTCACCCCGCTGCAACGTCCGCAACTGGATACGTTTCTCGCCCCCTACGGGCTCGGCCGTCTGCTCGACTTCCAGGGCATCGAGGCCGGTAGCGAGAACAGCAACTTCTTCGTCAGCCTGGAGCAGGGCGAGTTCGTGCTGACCCTGATCGAACGCGGACCAAGCGACGATCTGCCGTTCTTCATCGAGCTGCTGGACGTGCTCCACGATGCCGGCCTGCCGGTGCCCTACGCGTTGCGCACCGACAGCGGCGAAGCCTTGCGCAGCCTGGCTGGCAAGCCGGCGCTGCTGCAACCGCGACTGAGCGGCAAGCACATCAGCGCGGTCAACGCCCACCATTGCCAGGAAATCGGCGGCCTGCTGGCGCGCATTCACCTGGCGACCCGCGAAAGCCCGTTGCCACGCAAGAGCGATCGGGGCCTGGAGTGGATGCTGCGTGAAGGTGCAGCACTGGCCCTGCGGCTGCCTGCCGAGCAGGCCAGCCTGCTGAACGACGCCCTGGAAGAGATCGCCACATTGCAGGAACGCGTGCGCAAACTGCCGGGTGCCAATCTGCATGCCGACCTGTTCCGCGACAACTGCCTGTTCGAAGGCACGCACCTGAGCGGAGTGATCGACTTCTACAACGCCTGTTCGGGGCCGATGCTCTATGACCTGGCCATCGCCGTGAACGATTGGTGCTCGGATGAGCAAGGGCGACTGAATGCCGAACGTACCCGTGCACTGCTCGGTGCCTACGCCGCACTGCGCCCGTTCAGCGCCGCCGAAGCCGAGCTGTGGCCTGCCCTGCTGCGCATCGGCTGCGTGCGTTTCTGGCTGTCGCGGCTGATCGCCGCAGAAGCCTTCGCCGGCCAGGACGTGCTGATTCACGATCCGGCCGAGTTCCAGCGTCGTCTGGCCGAACGTCAGCATGTCGAGCTGGCGCTGCCGTTCGCGCTGTAG
- a CDS encoding ABC transporter substrate-binding protein, translating into MRHALLASLALALGACSDSLGTPDNVLVIAWNIDSINTFDPARSSDIVTNEVIANLCDTLVTPDPEDATRLLPGLAERWEQSADRRTLTFHLRGDLRFADGRSATAEDLAWSIRRNLQLGMAGANALREYGFRLEDAEQRIRALDDLTLQLRLDRAYPQSVIMQAIGTHRVSSLLDRQTLLSEAVDGDLGNRWLGRHSACVGPYRLRQWSAGEVAVLERNPGHWQTAKLERVILRHVAESATQRLLLERDDVDVARNLNAEDLGALEGKEQVRIVAVEKPQMYFLDINNNDPILGNPKVRLALRYLIDYQALASTVMRYNGVPRASFVPLGSFGALDAESGQPFRLDVDKARQLLSEAGYPDGFERRLLYGTPLYSAPVAQHLQHNAAQVGIRLNLERMTNGQLFTRIFANQFDISLHSLDSNIPDAHGMASRLVFNPEPTPRKATGAMPTVFASYYSEAANRAVESALLEPDEARRQALYHDLQRQQMQDGPFAFLFQLNQVAALRTSLQGWQWNGSRSYYAKAYK; encoded by the coding sequence ATGCGCCATGCACTGCTGGCCAGCCTGGCCCTCGCGCTGGGCGCCTGCAGCGACTCGCTCGGCACACCGGACAACGTACTGGTGATCGCCTGGAACATCGATTCGATCAACACCTTCGACCCGGCGCGCAGTAGCGATATCGTCACCAATGAGGTCATCGCCAACCTCTGCGATACGCTGGTAACACCAGATCCAGAGGATGCCACACGGCTTTTGCCAGGGCTGGCCGAACGCTGGGAGCAATCTGCCGATCGTCGAACCCTGACCTTCCATCTGCGTGGTGATCTGCGCTTCGCCGATGGCCGCAGCGCGACGGCCGAGGATCTGGCCTGGTCGATTCGCCGCAACCTGCAGCTCGGCATGGCCGGTGCCAATGCCCTGCGCGAGTATGGCTTTCGCCTGGAGGACGCCGAGCAGCGCATCCGCGCGCTGGATGACCTGACCCTGCAGCTGCGACTGGATCGCGCCTATCCACAATCGGTGATCATGCAGGCAATTGGCACCCACCGGGTGTCCAGCCTGCTGGATCGCCAGACATTGCTGAGCGAAGCGGTCGATGGTGACCTCGGCAACCGCTGGCTGGGCCGGCACAGTGCTTGCGTCGGTCCCTATCGGCTACGCCAGTGGAGTGCCGGCGAAGTGGCGGTACTGGAGCGCAATCCCGGCCACTGGCAGACGGCGAAACTGGAGCGGGTGATCCTGCGCCATGTCGCCGAGTCGGCCACCCAGCGCCTGCTCCTCGAACGCGACGACGTGGACGTCGCACGCAACCTCAATGCAGAGGACCTGGGGGCGCTCGAGGGCAAGGAGCAGGTGCGCATCGTCGCGGTGGAAAAACCGCAGATGTACTTTCTCGACATCAACAACAACGACCCGATTCTCGGCAACCCCAAGGTACGCCTGGCGCTGCGCTACCTGATCGACTACCAGGCCCTGGCCAGCACGGTGATGCGCTACAACGGCGTACCCCGCGCCAGCTTCGTGCCGCTGGGCTCGTTCGGCGCCCTCGACGCGGAAAGTGGCCAGCCTTTCAGGCTCGACGTCGACAAGGCCCGGCAACTGCTGAGCGAAGCCGGCTACCCGGATGGCTTCGAACGCCGCCTGTTGTACGGCACGCCGCTGTACTCGGCGCCGGTCGCTCAGCACTTGCAGCACAACGCGGCCCAGGTGGGTATCCGCCTGAACCTGGAGCGCATGACCAATGGCCAGCTGTTCACCCGCATCTTCGCCAACCAGTTCGACATCAGCCTGCACAGCCTCGACAGTAACATTCCGGATGCCCATGGCATGGCATCGCGCCTGGTCTTCAATCCCGAGCCCACGCCACGCAAGGCCACCGGAGCGATGCCGACCGTGTTCGCCAGCTATTACTCCGAGGCAGCCAACCGTGCCGTTGAAAGCGCGCTGCTCGAGCCAGACGAGGCCCGCCGACAGGCGCTCTATCACGACCTGCAACGCCAGCAGATGCAGGACGGCCCGTTTGCCTTCCTGTTTCAGCTCAATCAGGTGGCCGCGCTGCGCACAAGCCTGCAGGGCTGGCAATGGAACGGTTCGCGCAGCTACTACGCCAAGGCCTACAAATGA
- a CDS encoding ABC transporter permease, producing the protein MKLLCGLLSVLITLLGLAALTFCIGRLLPVDPVLAILGEGASTEAYAALHRQLGLDRSLAEQFGRYLLDVLQLDLGMSLVSGQPVLADIARVFPATLELASVAMLIGTLLGIPLGVLAAMRRNGPLDHGVRIIGLLCYSTPSFWLGLMALALFYAVLGWVGGPGRLDFAYQWNYQNVTGFVLLDALWQGEWAVLRNAWAHLVLPASILGLSAFAYISRMTRSFMLEQLQQEYIVTARVKGLSWTRTVWLHAFPNIAVQLVTVVALAYAFLLEGAVLIETVFAWPGFGRYMTNALMAGDMNAVVGCTLLVGLIFVLLNLFSDLLYRLLDPRAREAL; encoded by the coding sequence ATGAAGCTGCTCTGCGGCCTGTTATCGGTACTCATCACGCTGCTCGGGCTCGCCGCGCTCACCTTCTGTATTGGTCGCCTGCTGCCCGTCGATCCGGTCCTGGCAATTCTCGGCGAAGGCGCCTCCACGGAGGCCTATGCCGCATTGCATCGCCAGCTCGGGCTGGATCGCAGCCTGGCTGAACAGTTCGGTCGTTACCTGCTGGATGTGCTGCAACTGGACCTGGGCATGTCGCTGGTATCCGGGCAGCCAGTGCTCGCCGATATCGCCCGGGTGTTTCCGGCCACTCTGGAGCTGGCCAGTGTGGCCATGCTGATCGGCACGCTACTGGGCATTCCGCTCGGCGTGCTGGCCGCGATGCGCCGCAACGGCCCGCTCGATCATGGCGTAAGAATAATCGGCCTGCTGTGCTATTCGACGCCGAGCTTCTGGCTCGGCCTGATGGCTCTTGCGCTGTTCTACGCCGTTCTTGGCTGGGTCGGCGGGCCAGGCCGACTGGATTTCGCCTACCAGTGGAATTACCAGAACGTCACTGGTTTCGTCCTGCTCGATGCCCTCTGGCAGGGCGAATGGGCAGTGTTGCGCAATGCCTGGGCACACCTGGTGCTGCCGGCATCGATCCTCGGCCTGAGCGCCTTCGCCTATATCAGCCGCATGACACGCAGCTTCATGCTCGAACAGTTGCAGCAGGAGTACATCGTCACTGCCCGGGTCAAGGGCCTGTCCTGGACACGCACGGTATGGCTGCATGCCTTCCCCAACATCGCCGTGCAGCTGGTGACGGTAGTGGCGCTGGCCTATGCCTTTCTGCTGGAAGGCGCGGTGCTGATCGAAACGGTATTCGCCTGGCCCGGATTCGGTCGCTACATGACCAATGCCCTGATGGCCGGTGACATGAACGCAGTGGTCGGCTGCACCTTGTTGGTGGGGCTGATCTTCGTGCTGCTCAACCTGTTCAGCGACCTGCTCTACCGCCTGCTCGACCCACGCGCCCGGGAGGCCCTGTGA
- a CDS encoding gamma-glutamylcyclotransferase: MNPANSPFDSPLALTSALLSAEQMRQSMETVHRQRGDQPFWLFAYGSLIWRPECPSLEVRRARLHGYHRGLYLWSHNHRGTPEQPGLVFGLDRGGSCNGFAYRLAEEELDCHLLALWRREMIDAAYQPKWLTCRLEDGTRIDALTFVLNRQGPHFAGSLPDPVLRQVLSHARGHFGSTREYAEQTARALRQHAMPDRRLEATLARCGCSVDVPK; this comes from the coding sequence ATGAACCCGGCCAACTCCCCATTCGACTCGCCGCTTGCGCTCACCAGCGCGCTGCTCAGCGCCGAACAGATGCGCCAGTCGATGGAGACCGTGCACCGCCAGCGTGGCGACCAGCCATTCTGGCTGTTCGCTTACGGCTCGCTGATCTGGCGTCCGGAATGCCCGTCGCTGGAGGTACGCCGTGCACGCCTGCACGGCTACCATCGAGGCCTCTATCTGTGGTCGCACAACCACCGTGGAACCCCGGAACAGCCAGGCCTGGTATTTGGTCTGGACCGAGGTGGCTCCTGCAACGGCTTCGCCTACCGCCTGGCCGAAGAAGAACTGGACTGCCACCTGCTGGCCCTCTGGCGGCGCGAGATGATCGACGCCGCCTACCAGCCGAAATGGCTGACTTGCCGGCTCGAGGACGGCACGCGCATCGACGCCCTGACCTTCGTGCTCAACCGTCAGGGGCCGCACTTCGCCGGCAGCCTGCCGGATCCGGTACTGCGCCAGGTACTGAGCCATGCTCGCGGCCATTTCGGCAGCACCCGTGAGTATGCCGAGCAGACCGCGCGGGCGTTGCGCCAGCACGCCATGCCGGATCGACGCCTGGAAGCAACGCTTGCCCGCTGCGGTTGCAGCGTGGACGTTCCGAAATGA
- a CDS encoding TVP38/TMEM64 family protein, which yields MQRAPMQSPTPNHKGRPAPATPATWALRILGAIVLLVLAVAIWNAWDHQAFIAWREEAGVLPFFLAMAIVPALGVPITPFFIVAGATFGVPIGLAGSAVALSANLLLCYWIARSGLRPWLGRLLARTRYSIPDFEKGDGALRFALLVKLAPGVPIFIKHYLLGMAGVPFWIYFGVSGLITGIYAVAFVVLGESLLEHDLGNSAGALAVLGLVALAIYLIRRRFTARQDTE from the coding sequence TTGCAGCGGGCCCCTATGCAATCACCGACGCCCAATCACAAAGGGCGCCCGGCGCCCGCTACACCCGCCACCTGGGCACTGCGTATTCTCGGCGCGATCGTCTTGCTGGTGCTCGCCGTGGCGATCTGGAACGCCTGGGATCACCAGGCCTTCATCGCCTGGCGCGAAGAAGCCGGGGTGCTGCCGTTTTTCCTCGCCATGGCGATAGTGCCTGCGCTGGGTGTGCCCATCACGCCCTTCTTCATCGTCGCCGGCGCGACCTTCGGTGTACCTATCGGGCTCGCCGGCAGCGCGGTCGCCCTGTCGGCCAATCTGCTGCTGTGCTACTGGATAGCCCGCAGCGGCCTGCGGCCCTGGCTAGGTCGCTTGCTCGCACGTACTCGCTACAGCATTCCCGACTTCGAGAAGGGTGATGGTGCGCTGCGTTTCGCGCTGCTGGTGAAGCTGGCCCCGGGCGTACCGATCTTCATCAAGCACTACCTGCTCGGTATGGCCGGCGTCCCCTTCTGGATCTACTTCGGGGTTTCCGGGCTGATCACCGGCATCTACGCGGTGGCCTTCGTGGTACTGGGTGAGTCGCTGCTCGAGCATGATCTGGGCAACAGCGCAGGGGCCCTAGCCGTGCTGGGCCTGGTCGCGCTGGCGATCTACCTGATACGCCGACGCTTCACCGCCAGGCAAGACACCGAATGA